The Centroberyx gerrardi isolate f3 chromosome 7, fCenGer3.hap1.cur.20231027, whole genome shotgun sequence genome contains a region encoding:
- the LOC139925501 gene encoding microfibril-associated glycoprotein 4-like, with protein MVFSLLVVLLTPVAVSSPVFLPVDCNDLYHRGFGQSGVYSIYPAGPVSPVQVYCDMGCVDEPDGGKWTVIQRRKDGNINFYRGWDQYRTGFGQASGEYWLGLENIHLLTQRKSYVLKVEMEDFEGAKAYVQYSSFSVGPEQEGYTLSFSGFKDGGAGNSMSEHNGKKFSTFDKDQDTHASHCAKTYLGGWWYGECHSVNPNGLYLWGSSTYGIGINWVSWKGYEYSLKAIAMKIKPTQ; from the exons ATGGTCTTCAGTTTGCTAGTAG TCCTGCTGACCCCAGTGGCAGTCAGCTCCCCGGTCTTTCTACCAGTTGACTGTAATGATCTGTACCACAGAGGCTTTGGTCAAAGTGGAGTGTACAGCATCTATCCAGCAGGACCAGTTTCCCCGGTCCAGGTCTACTGTGACATGGGTTGTGTGGATGAACCTGACGGTGGTAAATGGACG GTCATTCAGAGAAGAAAGGACGGCAACATCAACTTTTACCGCGGATGGGACCAGTACAGGACTGGTTTTGGACAAGCATCTGGAGAATACTGGTTGG GTCTGGAGAATATTCACCTCCTCACTCAAAGGAAGAGCTATGTGCTGAAGGTGGAAATGGAGGACTTTGAGGGGGCAAAGGCCTACGTTcagtactcctccttctctgtcgGTCCTGAGCAGGAGGGCTACACGCTTAGTTTTAGTGGCTTCAAAGACGGAGGAGCAG gcAATTCAATGAGTGAACATAACGGTAAAAAATTCTCTACATTTGACAAAGACCAGGACACTCATGCTTCACACTGTGCTAAAACCTACCTGGGAGGATGGTGGTATGGAGAATGCCATAGTGTCAACCCCAATGGTCTGTACTTATGGGGCAGCTCAACCTATGGGATTGGCATCAACTGGGTGTCTTGGAAAGGATATGAATATTCACTGAAAGCCATTGCAATGAAGATAAAACCCACACAGTAA